In Dysidea avara chromosome 3, odDysAvar1.4, whole genome shotgun sequence, a single window of DNA contains:
- the LOC136251610 gene encoding uncharacterized protein, with amino-acid sequence MLPYNTFIIQHTGSKAYEKLYDILCSKTLLPDIKKLSSQHQISSLEAYHSVVNHFAPKLLSFSYHGLHSRLLLAVLHFNENFGRPQARTGEGKEHLAIAYTKAKASECTPKLIPVPKTYIYVEKLMHKAVEYCTAGEKHEHSESPPPLASTYEHPDKDTIPSFSRYKR; translated from the exons ATGCTACCATACAACACT TTTATTATACAACACACAGGCAGCAAAGCATATGAAAAATTATATGACATACTCTGCAGTAAGACGTTGTTGCCAGACATCAAGAAACTATCATCACAGCATCAAATAAGCAGCTTGGAGGCTTATCACAGCGTGGTGAACCATTTTGCTCCCAAGTTGCTGTCTTTCTCCTATCATGGATTGCACTCTAG aTTGTTACTAGCTGTATTACACTTTAATGAGAACTTTGGAAGACCACAAGCAAGGACAGGGGAAGGCAAGGAGCATTTAGCAATAGCATATACAAAGGCTAAAGCCAGTGAATGTACTCCTAAACTTATCCCAGTTCCCAAGACATACA TCTATGTAGAGAAGCTGATGCACAAAGCAGTGGAGTACTGTACCGCTGGTGAAAAACATGAGCACTCTGAATCACCCCCACCATTGGCTAGTACATATGAGCATCCCGACAAGGACACTATCCCATCGTTCTCTCGATACAAAAGATAA